The DNA window AGCGCTCGCCCCGGGCCACCGCGGGCAGCACGTCGGCCCGCAGCTTCTCCCCGCCGTACGCGGTGATCGCGGCGACCTGCTGGCAGTGCATGGCGAAGACCATCGCCACCGACATGTCCACCCGGCCCAGCGCCAGCGTGACGTCGACCAGGTCGGTCAGCGTGCCGTCGGCGCCGCCCTCGGCGGCCGGGACGAGCAGCCCCAGCAGCCCGGTCCGCCGCATCGCGGCCAGCGCCTCGGTCGGGAACGTGGCGGTCTCGTCGGCCCGGCCGGCGTGCGCCGCCGCCACCTCGGCGACGGTCTCGACGGCCGGGGCGTACCCGGCGTCGGCGGTCATCGGGAACCACCGCCGACCGGGGTGCGCAGGTCCTCGACCACGCCCCACAGCCCGCCGGCGGTGGCGAACGTGGAGTCGACCAGCTTGTCGTCGGGCACGGAGACCCCGAACGTCTCCTCGATGGCGAAGAGCAGCTCGATCTCGCGCATCGAGTCCAGGCCGAGGTCGCGCAGGCGCGACTCCTCGGTGATCTCGCCGGCGCCGGCGAACTTGAGGAACGGCCGGAGCAGCTCGGTGAATTCGGCGTTCATGACGTCACCTCTCAT is part of the Micromonospora sp. WMMD980 genome and encodes:
- a CDS encoding phosphopantetheine-binding protein; this translates as MNAEFTELLRPFLKFAGAGEITEESRLRDLGLDSMREIELLFAIEETFGVSVPDDKLVDSTFATAGGLWGVVEDLRTPVGGGSR